cagtcagtgtgttttcacagcagatacCTCTACTATAATAGACATATAGTAAAACATAATGTCACTTAGAACTAACTGTTGTATTCTGTCCCATCCTCTAAAAGTTCACTGACACACAGatcaaaacacagcagccacacgctgaaaacatgtctgtttGAGGACAAATGTTTCACAGACTATTTCAGACTATTTAGAGACATTTCATGATCCTACAGTCAGAACAGAGCAGCCACTGACAGTCCACATTACAGTTTATTATCCGTTAAAAGATGTCTCTGTCATCATTCTGCAGCTGACGACACCCAGAGCTCCCCTCTGATGCCTTcctaaagacagagaggaaagttTCATATTTTGCAGGGTGTAACTGAACATATTGCACAGCCTACTGCCCAGCTGTTAATGAtgaggagagcagcagacatCCATCATCCAGGCTTTCTAATAGACATGGTTGAGCTCGGGGATCTGCGGTAGCCTGACAGCATCTGCTTCAAGCCGTCAGCCATATTCTCCCCGGAGGGAGAAAACCTGACTATCCAAGATGACGGCAGTGTAACTGAACTGGCTGCTTgtcaacagcagagagagagagagcgggccACCACAGTGTGTTGGGAATCAATGTTTGCatgtacactactcactaaaagtcagggatattcagcttccaggtgaaatctcaggatgaacctaaaatacattctaacctttccaggtgaacttaatgtgaccttctctaaacctttgaatgcacatgtccaactgttcagtgtctcagtactttctgcaccagctgctgttctctaacaagaagcttaacagcaacattcacaacaggtttgatccatgaatccaccaatacatttcctgcttcagttagaattggtatttaaacagtcctcctcatcctgctgttcacattctgacatcatgagaccaagacgacacctaacagttgatcagcagcacctcaacactggaggcttcaaacaggaagtcctcagactTCCTcgtgttctgaccagaactaaaagaagagaccacatttctcctgtactggcttctcttcattggcttccagtaaaatctagaatagagtttaaaatccttctcctcacctacaaggctcttaatgttcaggctccatcatatcttaaagagcttatagtaccgtactaccccactagagcactgtgctcccagaatgcaggtctactggtggttcctaaagtctccaaaagtagttcaggagccagagctttcagctatcaggctcctctcctgtggaacctccttctagtctgggttcggggggcagacaccctctctacatttaagagtagactaaaaaccttcctttttgacaaagcatatatttaagggctggctcaggccttagaccagcccctagttatgctgctataggctcagactgccgggggactcccatgatgcactgggctcctctattctctctcctcctcttcctctccatcgttatgtctcatgtcagccaaatgtctgcctctaacttgctctgttccccggagcctttctgtgctttctcatctctctggttcctgtggatcctgtggatcctggtcctggccctgctgatgtggttctctggttcctgtggatcctggtcctggccctgctgatgtggttctctggttcctgtgggtcctggtcccggtcccgctgatgtggttctctggttcctatggatcctggtcctggccctgctcatgtggttctctggttcctgtgggtcctggtcccggtcccgctgatgtggttctctggttcctatggatcctggtcccggtcccgctgatgtggttctctggttcctatggatcctggtcctggccctgctgatgtggttctctggttcctgtgggtcctggtcccggtcccgctgatgtggttctctggttcctgtggatcctggtcctggccccgctgatgtggttctccatcagccaatggatgtgcgtctgtccaaggctccagcctgtccgtccttgggagctggatctctccttcactgtggtgctcccggaggtttctcttttcccactggggtttttgagtttttccttcccgaagaaggagggtcataaagggcaggtgatgcctcggactgattgaattgaatagacggaggtgttcactgagcttagagggtcacagagtgtcatcaggaggttggaacagtgatacagagactggaagagtcacagaaaggagaggagtggacgtcctttggccacgtcccaatttattgagacactgaacatgttttgttgtggtttacctaccactgttgttagattttctttaaatacattgtttaaaatgaagaaatcaccagtacatgcttctacttaaatgtcctactttcatgatataatatcactgtagcattcactttttacattttccataaatttcacctgaaagtcgaatatccctaactaGTAGTGTAAACACTGAGTGTTGGCAGTTGGTGGTTTCAGCAGGGTGTGCTGACTGCTCACCTAATCTTTAATTCACACTCTCTCACAGTCGATCTGCTTCTGTTGTCCACCGAGCAGCGTCTCTGCAGTAGCTGAGGGTACGGTTGTGTGCCGAATAGCTTTGGACATAGTTTGAACATGGTGGCTAATGTTGGCAACATGTTTCgtttagagagaaagaggaaggaaatgagagagaagaaaggtaTTGAATGTAAGCATGTGCTCACTTCCCATTCTCTCCGTTCCTTATAACCCGTCCTTTGGCACCGTTTCAGTCATGCCAAGTTTACTTACAGCCAGCCTGGGGCAGtcttcacacagagacacatggcATCCAACACAGCAGCAAAGCCGCTGCACCTCAGCAGCTCacatcacactgtgtgtgtgtgtgtgtgtgtgtgtgcgtcctgtGAATGATGTAACGTAACCTTAGCTTCATTTAGAAGGCTAATGTTAGCCAGTCTCAGCATCTTTGAAAATGAGTGCAGCAGTTTAACGTAGGTGGCTGCTCTTTTTTTCACCAAAGTTCATGACATAGACACGTCCCACCTGGTGCACTGCATCTCAGGATTGGCCTCAAAAGGTCACAGCTTATTTAAAAGTCATGTTCAACCAATGAATTGCAGATTTTCTTCTTACTCAGTCAGAAATGTGAATATTAGCATCAGCGTTGACGTGTTTCACTGCAGTACAGTCATGTCATTTAGTCTGCAGCTCAACAAACACGTTGACGTGTGCAGGACCTCTTTAATGACGGTCATCGACCTTCCCAGAGACAGCGGAGGTCAGAGCTCCATTACAAGACACAACAGGACAGCAGGAGCTGTTATCTAATGGGAAATTGAGGGAGGCGTACAAAAGGTCTCCAGCTGATAACCCCATCTCCTCTGCAGGTTTGTAGATGTCCAAAAGGAATTCAGCACTttgaggaagaggcagagagaccgAAGTGCTCTGACGTCCTGCCAGTGGACACCGTCCTCCACCTCAAATCTGACCATGTTcatattcagtcatttaaagGACCCAGAACGGACAAATATTTGGTCATTTCCTGCATTTTATTAGCATCTGGTaaagttttaattaaattaaaaaagtaatatttACATGATTCAACATGCCAACAGCAGAGAACATGAAGGTTGTGTTTCTACCTGAAGAAGCTACAGGATGTTGGCACAAAGTTCTGAGTGACTGCTGGAAGACATGTTAACACGTCCCTGGGGGGCAGCGTGCCTGCACAGGTCGTAAAGGgctagagagtgtgtgtgagtgtgtgtgtgtgtgtgtgtgtgtgtgtgtgtgtgtgtgtgtgtgtgtgtgtgtgtgtgtgtgtgtggtatcagGCTCTGCAGTCCTAGCTGTAGTTCCTCAGGTACACCAGTCTGTGAGGTTGGAACTTTTCCCGGCACAGGGGGCACTCAGCCTGagatgagacagaaaacagtgtcAGCACGTGTACttgcacacacaatcacactgaGCAGAAGTTAAAACTTACTTAACCCCCCCATTCCTCCCACTCTCTGTACAAAGAGTGGGTACACTGCAGCATGAGCACAAAACTGTTCTGTACAACAGGAGCCATGTTGACCACAGGGTGCTCAGCAGCTCATCATGTCTGCTGACGTGGTCCTGCGGGGGTGCTCATACATCCCAAACATGCTACCAAAGACATGAGCACCAACCAGCTCTTACACTGTGGGTCTGCAGCCGTCAGCTGAGAGGGCAGACCGCCTTAGACTATTTTAGACCGTCTTAGACGCCCTGAGTCAAAGTGTGCTGCTGTGACGCAGGCCTGACCTTGGTGTTGCACCACTCTGTGATGCACTCCCAGCAGTAGAGGTGTCCACAGGGCGTGGAGGTGGggtgcctcctctcctccaggcaCAGGATGCAGCGTGCAGCTCTGGATCCTGAGcggtgtgtgtgctgagggcTGGAGACACACAAGTCCAAGAGGTCACCAGAAAACTCAACTCTCCCACTTCACGGAAGACTTTTACTACAATACTTTTCTTACTGCTGGCCACACCGAACTCAGTGAACTCTTCTGGGGATATTCaagctccccagaggatgacttCTAATGAATTTGGTCAGGACGAAACTGAATAGTGAAATATGTGACTGTACATTAAGGATCAGGTGCTTTGGTCTACATTCTGCCCTGCCATCTATGTGGTGTCCTTtggtctggtcctggtcctggtcctggtcctggtcctgtaCCTGAGGTTCCTGTAGAGCTTCCACTCCTGcctggctctctgtctctgtcggACGTTGTTGAGCTGCAGACACACGGTGatgagcagctggaggagggacACGGCCCCCAGCAGCCTGTAGCTGCTCCTGATGGTTCTGTCATCGCTGTTCGGCCCTTttacacacagctacacacacacacacacacacacacacagacagtcatgtAGATATGACCCACAGAAGGAACCTTACAGGCAGTGCTTCATCTACACTCCTGCCTAACAGCGGTACACCCTGCGTCGCAGGGAAAAGCTCCAGCAATGTGGGCGTATATGTGTATATAACCATGTCTCACAGAGGCAGAGCGggaaccccaacttgctcctgaagcagcttcagtgtgtgaatgtgtttgaaagaacagcttagattcctcctgagtgaatgatgtgtgaatgtaaaaGCGCTGTGAGgagtcgaaatgactagaaaggtgctgtacaaatacagaacatcTACAATTTATATGTCGGTGCACGGCTGGGCCTTTCATCACACCCACACCTGCGGGCAGGTTAAAgccaccagttaacctgcatgtctttggactgtgggaggaagccggagtaccaggagagaacccacgcaagcacagacagaacaagcaaactccacacagagaggttCAAACCACAATCACCCTGGAACCCTGCTTGGAATCATCCATACGAgacatttaagaaaagaaaagaaaatcacctACGTAGCTGATCCCAGCCGTCCTCTTTGACAGGTGATAGAAAGAGCCGCTGAGGTAGAAGAGAGCCACATGGAGTCGGTGCAGGAGGGTCAGGCCctgctggaggaaaaacacGACCGGCAAGCACGCTTTCCTCTGGGGCTCCGACAGCAGCCCCACTGCCCTCCGCATCCACCTCCTCAGCCAAGACTCCAGGCTCCACAGCCCGCGCGCCACCTGCCGCCGGCCGACACCACTGCTCTCCTGGCCACTCTCCAGCTCGTTCTCCAGACACACCAGCACCTTGTCCAGTAAGTATGGCGTGAAAGCGTggcagaggatgaagaggcCTCGTCTGGCCGTGGAGGGGATTTGACGTTTAGTGGGATCCACCTGGACGATGCTGACGTACTCCTCGCCCAGGGTTTGGAGACCTGGGGTGGCAAACGATGAAGATCCCAGAGTGTCAAAAGACAACAGCAACGCTTACATAAAATAAAGTTCAGATCTCGTGCTGCTTCAGTCAAAAACTACCTGACAATGTTGTTAGACCGTAGTAGGCaaagtctgacagcagctcGATCTCTTTCCTCCAGTCCAGCCATCTTTTGGATCCTGCAGAAACCAACAAACTTTAACACTAAAGTGCTGAAGCTCCTACGCCATTTCATGGTTAAACTAATGGCTGCTTTTCCCCTTGATGATAACCAGACCAGTCCTTTTGGTTTGGTTCTTGTGTTGTGTCAGAGTCAGTGTTCTCCTCCGACCAGCAAATGGTGTCGCTGTGCCATtggttcctgctgctgcatccaAGGATTTAAATCCAGGGAGTTCAGTCACCAGGGGGAACCTCGGCTTGACAGCagctcttttgtgttttctggcgTTCTCTAAACAGAATTTGTCCTCAGATTTTGGTAGCCATTTGGTAATAGTGCTCCTATTAGTTTTGTAGTTTGGGTGGTGGTACATATATTGCACTATTTTGTTTTGACTATGGTCTTTTTTACCTGCACGTCAGGCCTCTTTCTGTTGTAATAATAAAttgtaagttgttttttttctcactcttttatGTTGTGTCCCAGCTCCCCTAGACTGGGGCGTAACAACATCTCTGATCTCTGTAGCCTGGACAGTAACATCACAGCGGTCTGGACGTTGAAAAGCAGTGGAGGTCTGTTTTGCCCTGCTGGTTTTACAGCCATGTGGGCTCTGGTGTTACTGACCTGCTACCAATGCACCATCACAGCACCTCTCTGCATTCACCcaaacagacagaccacagtcCCACCAACACACCGAGGGCTGCTCGGTGTGTTAAAGGTCTCTTCCGAAGAGTTtagtgcagctgtgtgtgtcaaacCCACCGGCCAGTGTGTGGAAAGCCCCGCTGGCGCTGCTCCTCAGGAGGCTCTGGTAGCACTCGTCCTTCTGACTGGAGCGGATCAGCTGGGACTGGTTTGCAGGAGCGAGCGGCATCACGAGCTAACATTAAGAAAGCTATCGTTACCAAACCAGGCTTTAGTTCATGGCTAAATGTTCACTCAGGCAAAGCTCCGACTGGCTGTCAAACTGTGGTCCAGTCAGACACGAACGTGAGGTTAGCCTGTAGCCGACAGGCTGCTAAAGGCTAGCAAACATTTAGCTACAAACAGCACGAGCTAAGCTACCTGCCGTGGAGCTAGCTTCACTCTGCGTGGCTGCTTATCGGAATAAACACTGATATTCCTCCTGACAGCTGTCACACACCGCTCAGGTTAAATCCAGGAAGCACACCGGAAGTCACCGCTCTGAAAACAAACTGATAATCAACCCGAGAGCTCACAGCGCCACCCAGCGGCCACTCGGCGGAACTGCGAGCGCCACCAGGTGGAGCTGctcagaatcaactttatttggccaagtttgtacaagcaaacaaggaatttgactccagtGCAACTACtctctttatgtacagtaaaaaaagtaagaaataaactagaaTAAAAAGCAGTATATACATTGGAGGTAGGTGTGGTGCATTTATGTAGTGCAAATATATTGCAAATGTGCAGGAGTgggactattgcacagtggttcCTGAGTCTCTGTGACTAGTGAGAGTTCATCAGGGCGACGGCCTGGGAGaggaaactgtctctgtgtctggtggttttggcgTACAGTGCTCTGTAGCGGGGGGTGAGTGGTCTGCAGAGAtgccacagtgacagacactTCCTTTGACTTGTGCAGATCTGAAGAGCGATGAGGctttctgcctctgcctctcttttacTTCTTAATATTCAAATTGGTAAACATTtctcttgtgtgtttggtgttttattgtgcttttcTTTGACCTAATTTAACTGATCCAATGCACTACAGTTAATATCATTCAGCTGCAGATTCAACAGTTTTAGAACCATCGCAGGCAAGACTTCCCccaaaactcaaaaataatGCAGAGAAACCAAAACTAAagtctcctctgtgtttttgggCCCAGAAGCCCAAAAGTAGTGTACTTTTTAAATTACAGCAGTGTTGCTTCTCCAAACagtgttttgaaatatttgtacatacagtacaagtTGGTACATGGCAGCTACCTGTGAGTAGGTGAagtgcattcattcatttactcatTCAAGGCTCTGGCAGCTCTGCTGTGATCTGCCTGGAAAGTTGCACAACCAGTTTCTTTGTCTCCTCGGTGCTGCTTGCTGAGCCAGCTAGGTGTACTATAACCGCACCAGAGGACATCCCATTGTGAGCCCACTCCTATCCTTTTACAGAGACTCCTCTCAGCACTTGTGTCAACCCTTGGACAGTCTGTCCCGCCATCCTGCACACCAGGAAGTTGAACTTTGCTCTCAGTGAGGGGAGGAGCTGGGGTTttcctttccctcctccctttaACTCAGGAGCTACTTGTAAGTTTTTGCAGATGGAAGGTGGATGGCGTGGGAAGCACTTTGCTGCTTGGATTAAACCACTAACGAGCACACGGGGACAGCCTGGGATTTCAACAGGTAAGACACAAAATTGACTAGCTGCAGGCACCTGGTGCTCCTGTACCTGCAGGATTCAGACGTTCCCCCTCAAACTGTAGTATTAGTTGGCTAAGCTGGTTTGAAAGCATCAGGCCAGACCGGAGGTGGAAGGCTGATAACAACGCTTTAGTGATCACAGCTGCTGCACTTTAGGATTATCATGTTTCTGTTGTACTCTTTGTTATGCTGAGGCATTCAAAGGCTTCAGAATGTCCTCCTGCAGTTGATTCTGATCGGACAAGAGGAAGGTAAATCCCCTCTTTGACACTGAGGCTGTGCACCGCTCAGTGCCGGTAAAGGCTCCCCGGAGCACTGTTGCATTAGTGGATCCTGAATTGAATAAACCAGCCACATTGCATTCAACAGATTTGAGCTGGATGAAGGAGTAGAGCAGATTGGATTCTTAGACACCAGCAGATGTGAGTCCTGCTGATCAGTCTTAGTAGGAGAGAATATCTCTCATCCATGTGGGCATAAATATcaaaagctgctgttttataCTGTCGTTGGTTTTGAGACTTGTGAGTTGTGAGCCGACATATGATATCATATGTGAAGTTGATGTCTCACATTGTGAAACTCAGTGAAAATCCTGTACCTGTACTGGTGTTAATTCATCAAAAGAGAAATGTTTCccctgtgatgtgtgtgtgtgtctcacctgtgcCCATGTTAGGTGTTAAGTGAGATGGAGTTTTGTGACGTAAAAACAGCGGTGAGGGTTCGAACaatcacacactgatgtcatgTTCATCTGTCAAGAGTTAAATGGTGACATTTCTGAAAATCACATGTGCCTCAAGTGATGCACTTTCCCAACTCTGTCACGTCAGAGGTTGACAGGATTGTTTCTGTCCTTCTTTAAAAGAGGTCAATATCACTATCAGCTATTCTTTTTTCATCAGAGATGAACCAGAGGGAGTGAAACTAGATccagaacacacaaacaaagcgGATACTGCTGGAGTAGAGctgttgtacagtgtgtgtgggtggcagGTTGTTTGTAATGGGATATCCTTAAAGGacccccgacacacacacacacacacacacacacaccatgcgtCTCTATTTTAGTGAAGACTTCCCGTTGACCCAGTGTATACTGTAACTGAAGAACTCTAACCTACCCCTGAACATCACCAAACTAATGTtgaatgaaacaacaacaacatagt
This sequence is a window from Pempheris klunzingeri isolate RE-2024b chromosome 11, fPemKlu1.hap1, whole genome shotgun sequence. Protein-coding genes within it:
- the pex10 gene encoding peroxisome biogenesis factor 10; translation: MPLAPANQSQLIRSSQKDECYQSLLRSSASGAFHTLAGSKRWLDWRKEIELLSDFAYYGLTTLSGLQTLGEEYVSIVQVDPTKRQIPSTARRGLFILCHAFTPYLLDKVLVCLENELESGQESSGVGRRQVARGLWSLESWLRRWMRRAVGLLSEPQRKACLPVVFFLQQGLTLLHRLHVALFYLSGSFYHLSKRTAGISYLCVKGPNSDDRTIRSSYRLLGAVSLLQLLITVCLQLNNVRQRQRARQEWKLYRNLSPQHTHRSGSRAARCILCLEERRHPTSTPCGHLYCWECITEWCNTKAECPLCREKFQPHRLVYLRNYS